One Staphylococcus ratti DNA segment encodes these proteins:
- a CDS encoding response regulator: MKRIALVDDHFIVRQGLEFLLSTQEDIDVVGSYGRGYDVLEALNNKHIEPHLILVDLVMPEMNGIELIHELKQHYAHIKVLVLTSYVDDEHVMSALEEGADGYQMKDVEAEQLINAIDRVIQGERVVHKEVEAVMNNIVTKPHHLNKLSKRETEVLKEMAKGKTNKEIAAQLFVSEKTIKTHVSHIFNKLEVSDRTQAAIYAMENHLI, encoded by the coding sequence ATGAAACGAATTGCACTTGTAGATGATCATTTTATTGTAAGACAAGGATTAGAATTTTTACTTTCTACTCAAGAAGATATTGATGTAGTTGGAAGCTATGGAAGAGGGTACGATGTGCTAGAAGCACTTAACAACAAGCATATCGAACCCCATCTCATTCTTGTTGATTTAGTAATGCCAGAAATGAATGGCATCGAATTAATCCATGAATTAAAACAACACTATGCGCATATTAAAGTTTTGGTACTGACGAGCTATGTAGATGATGAACATGTGATGTCTGCTTTAGAAGAAGGGGCAGATGGTTATCAAATGAAAGATGTAGAAGCAGAACAACTAATTAATGCGATTGATCGTGTTATTCAAGGTGAACGTGTCGTGCATAAAGAAGTGGAAGCGGTTATGAATAATATTGTGACAAAACCTCATCATCTAAATAAACTTTCTAAACGCGAAACGGAAGTACTTAAAGAAATGGCTAAAGGTAAAACGAACAAAGAAATCGCAGCACAGTTATTTGTTTCTGAGAAAACGATAAAAACACATGTGAGTCATATTTTTAATAAACTTGAAGTTTCAGATCGAACACAAGCTGCGATATATGCGATGGAAAATCATTTGATTTAA